AACATCAGACTCCACAGTTTGTGTTGAACTAACATCATTTACATCATTTTGAACTGAATCATCATCCTCTTCAACATCTTGTGTTGAGACTTGCCCAgtgtcataaaaattaaatggtgGCGGAGCTGAAGGCAAGGGCAACTGATTTGACAGCTGTGATGTTGACTGTTCACAATAAGACACATGACCTTCCATTGATGCTGCAAGTGGAAACACACCATATCTGTTAGGAATGATTCCTACAAGGCCTCTTATCCGACAAAACGTATTCGTTCCTGTATTGTTCGAGAAGTACAGGTAGTTAATAAGCTCAGTTCTAGCATCTTCCAGTTCATGCAAAGGGTATGGACTCACATCTTCAGATATTTTTCTTTGGGGATGTCTTGCTACACGGGGAACAGGAGCAACCATCTCATTGTAATGTAACatctgaataataaaaaaaatcccacatttTATTGCTACAATGTACGTGTGTACAAGCATAAATACAAGTGCATTATGTAATTGGGATTCCATCTGGTAGAATCTGAagtggggtggaggtggggcaCATCACACGAGGATCATAAgacttgtttatttgttgttctactgtgaatatataaaataatttttaaaattgcagaaaactgtAATCTAAAAGTTGCTAACTTATCAGCAAATCACACTGATACTacacaaagaaaaataatattccCACAACCCAATTTGAAACAGCTTGTGTTCACCACttcatttactttgttttaaaccactagagaacattgatcagCTAtagatgtcatacatttgataatttactttgttttaaaccactagagaacattgatcagCTATAGATGTCATACATTTACTTTGTTTgaaaccactagagaacattgatcagc
This DNA window, taken from Gigantopelta aegis isolate Gae_Host chromosome 4, Gae_host_genome, whole genome shotgun sequence, encodes the following:
- the LOC121371390 gene encoding uncharacterized protein LOC121371390, which produces MRRHEIQPPGIYLFGRNNGWLYNRIPRFASPYPQVPMLHYNEMVAPVPRVARHPQRKISEDVSPYPLHELEDARTELINYLYFSNNTGTNTFCRIRGLVGIIPNRYGVFPLAASMEGHVSYCEQSTSQLSNQLPLPSAPPPFNFYDTGQVSTQDVEEDDDSVQNDVNDVSSTQTVESDVHSSTQHVEINVHC